DNA sequence from the Streptomyces sp. NBC_01497 genome:
CACGGCCGGTCGACCCGCCCGGTCCGGATTCGTCCCGGCCGTGGCGCGGGCACCGGATCCCGACGAGAAAGGACTCCCGTGCCGATCAGCGGCCAGGCCCACATCAGGATCGCCCGCCCCTCCCGCGACCTCGAAAGCGCGGAACGGTTCTGGAAGGACGGACTCGGACTCTCCGTCATCTACCGTGACGAGGGGAGTCGGGAGCCCGGCGAGCACGCACTGCTGATGCTGGGGCACCCGGACGCCGGCTGGCACCTCGAACTGGTCCATGAGGCGGCGGCGCCCGTCGAGCCCCGGCCCACGGATGAGGACCTGCTGGTCGTCTACCTCGCGGGGGAGGTGCCCGCCGCGCTCGTGAGCCGCCTTGAGGAGTGCGGCGGCAGGCGTGTGGAATCCCCGAACCCCTACTGGAACCGCTGGGGGATCACGATCGAGGACCCCGACGGCTACCGCCTGGTCCTGTCCGTGCGCGACTGGTCCAACAGCTGACGGCCCCGGGGCGGGGCGGGGCCGGGACGGGACGCGTTCTCAGTGGCGTGCCCCGACGGGCAGCGGCGCAGGTCCGTCCCCCGGGCCTCCTCGAAACGGTGCTCCCGCGCCGTCGAGCCCCGGCGCCCCCGCCCCGTGAGCGGGGGACGCCGGGGCTCGCGTCATGACGGGGTGCCCGGCGGCGGAGGAAGGGCCGTCGAGTGAGCTTTGGGAACGCTCCCATTTCCAGGGCATTGGTCTTGACCAAGTCCCCCGGGCGTCCTATGGTCCTTTTAGTGCAGGAACCTTTAATAAATAAGGGCATGGAATCCTGCGGACATGGCGATCGCGGAGGCGCAGGGTGGGGACCACGCAGCTGGAGACAGTGCCGGAGCCGAAGTACTGGCACCTCAAGAACGTGCTCGGTGAAGCCCTCGACTCCGAGTTCGCCGTCGGGGAGATCCTGCCCAATGAGCGCGACCTCGCGGCGCGCTTCGGTGTCGCCCGGGCGACACTCCGGCAGGCGCTGGAACAGCTGGAGCTGGAGGGCAGGCTGCAGCGCCGGCGCGGCGTCGGTACGACGGTGGCCCCGCCCCGTCTCGGTGTCGACGTCTCGACCTCGAACGCGAACGGCCCCGGCGCGTCCGACGACACGTGGCAGCCGCTCGACTGCGTGGTCGCCACGCCGCCGGCCGCCGCCGCGCGCCTGCTGGAGAGGGGCGGCGCCGAAGAAGTGCACACCGTCCGCCGCGTCCGCTCCGCGCACGGCCAGTGTGTGGCGGCCGAGCTGCTGTACGTGCCGGCCGGGTCCGTACCCGATCTGTCCGCCATAGACGCACCGTCCGGTCCCGCCCGCGCCCGCAGCGTGCTGCGCGAGCTGGAGCGTTTCGGCATCGAAGGACAGGACAGGTCCGTCGAGCTCGGTTCGGCGCGCGCCGACGACGCCAAGGAGCTGGACCGCCTGCCCGGCGCGCCGGTCCTCGTCGTCACGACGCGCTACCTCGCGGGCGGTCGTACCGTGGCCGTATCGCTGGCCACCTACCGTGCCGACACGTGCCGGCTGACCTTCGGGGACGCCGGCGAGGTCGAGATCAGCGACGAGCCCGAGCGCCGCGCCTCCTGATGTCCTGACCCGTCACCGCGGACGGGCAGGGGCGGGCCGGCCGCGATGTCTGCCAAGGCCGCACGGCGGTTCGATCACACGGGCCGCCCCTGCGAGGCCGGCCGCCCGCGCGATCGTGCGTTCCGTGTACCCGAGCGCCGCCGGTCCCGGCGCCCGTAGCGCACCGGATCATGAACGGCCCGCCGCTCAGCGGCGGGCCGTCACCGTACGCTCCACCGCGAACAGTTCCTCCTCGACGTGGTCGAGCGCGAGCCGCAGCGCCCCGGTCGCCACCGCCGCCTCGCCGAGCATCGACAGCTCGACCCGCGGCGCCCGCAGGCAGAACCGTGACAGTTCGCGGCGCAACGGCTCCAACACCCCGTCGAGCCCCGCGGCCCAGCCGCCGATCACCACCAGTTCGGGATCGAGCGCGAGCGAGAGTGCCGCCACGTCGTGCACCAGTCGCCGGGTGAACCGCTGCATCGCCTCCACCGCCCGTTCGTCGCCTTCCCTGGCGAGGGCGAAGACCTTCGTCACGGCCTGCTCGTCCAGCGGGTGGAGTGGCTCGTCCGTCGTCGACAGCAGGGTCTCCGGCGTGGCCTCGCGCCCCAGCAGGTGGAGCGCGCCGATCTCGCCGGCCGCGCCGCCGAACCCGCGGTGCAGCCTTCCGCCGATCAGCGCTCCCGCCCCGGGACTCAACCCCGCCAGGACGAACACCACGTCGTCGGACTCCGTGGCGACGCCCTTCCACTGCTCCGCCACGGCGGCCGCGTTGGCGTCGTTCTCCACCACCACCGGGCACTTGAACGACCGGCGCAGCCGCTCTCCCAGTGGCAGCCCCGTCCAGCCGGGCAGCGCCGTACCGAGCCGCACCGTGCCGTCGGCCTCGACGATCCCGGGGCTGCCGACGCCGACCGCTCGCAGTGATCCCCGGGCGACGCCGGTACGGCGCAGGACGTCCGCGACCACCTGACGTACCCGGTCGAGGCGTTCGTCCGCGTCCGCCTCCTCCGACACGTCGCGCCGGCCCGCACCGATGATGCGTCCGTCGAGCGCGGAGAGCAGTGCGGAGACCCGGTGGGGCCCGATCTCGATGCCCAGCAGATGCCCCGCCTCCACCCGGAAGCGGAACTTGCGGGCCGGACGTCCCTGCTTGCGTGCCTCACCGTCGTCCGGCGGGGCCTCCACGACGAGCCCGCCCTCCATCAGACCGTCCACCACACCCTCGACCGTCGGTCGGGACAATCCGGTGATTCTGCTCAGATCCGTCAAGGTGAGCGGGGCGCTGTCCCGCAGGGCGTGCAGGACGACAGCGGAGTTGATCCGCCGTAGCAGTGAAGGGTCTCCGCCGGTCAACCGCCCCACGATGCCCTCCCTGCCCGTACGCGTGTGTCCGGGATGCTACTCGCTGGTTGCGTACCGGGCGAGTGCAGGTGAAGGCTGGGCGGGTACCGATCAGAGATCGATCCGGAGGAACGACGATGGCGGAACACGACGACGCGGTGAT
Encoded proteins:
- a CDS encoding VOC family protein; its protein translation is MPISGQAHIRIARPSRDLESAERFWKDGLGLSVIYRDEGSREPGEHALLMLGHPDAGWHLELVHEAAAPVEPRPTDEDLLVVYLAGEVPAALVSRLEECGGRRVESPNPYWNRWGITIEDPDGYRLVLSVRDWSNS
- a CDS encoding GntR family transcriptional regulator, which encodes MGTTQLETVPEPKYWHLKNVLGEALDSEFAVGEILPNERDLAARFGVARATLRQALEQLELEGRLQRRRGVGTTVAPPRLGVDVSTSNANGPGASDDTWQPLDCVVATPPAAAARLLERGGAEEVHTVRRVRSAHGQCVAAELLYVPAGSVPDLSAIDAPSGPARARSVLRELERFGIEGQDRSVELGSARADDAKELDRLPGAPVLVVTTRYLAGGRTVAVSLATYRADTCRLTFGDAGEVEISDEPERRAS
- a CDS encoding ROK family transcriptional regulator, producing MGRLTGGDPSLLRRINSAVVLHALRDSAPLTLTDLSRITGLSRPTVEGVVDGLMEGGLVVEAPPDDGEARKQGRPARKFRFRVEAGHLLGIEIGPHRVSALLSALDGRIIGAGRRDVSEEADADERLDRVRQVVADVLRRTGVARGSLRAVGVGSPGIVEADGTVRLGTALPGWTGLPLGERLRRSFKCPVVVENDANAAAVAEQWKGVATESDDVVFVLAGLSPGAGALIGGRLHRGFGGAAGEIGALHLLGREATPETLLSTTDEPLHPLDEQAVTKVFALAREGDERAVEAMQRFTRRLVHDVAALSLALDPELVVIGGWAAGLDGVLEPLRRELSRFCLRAPRVELSMLGEAAVATGALRLALDHVEEELFAVERTVTARR